The genomic stretch ACAAAAACTGCTGCCATCATGGTTGACAGTCTCCTAGTAGAAGAGTACATGGGAAGAGTACATGGTGGCAGCCTTTTCAAGCCAAATATGTAAATGGGAGGGTGTTTGGAAATCTAGCCACCTCTGCAGGTGTTTTTCTTCCTTGTTTATGAGCATTTTGGATGCCATTTGCTCCTTTGAATTTCCTGCATAAATTACCCTGCATTATTGCATATTGGTATTAGCTGAAGCAAACTGTGATGTTTCTCATTGTTTCACATTGTTAAAGAGCAAAGCAAGCCGAAAGAAATTTTGTGACAAGTGTATCAAGGACAGTTTCGTCTTCTTTCCTCATAACTTCGGGTGAGTAAGTCTGATGACAGCTGAGACTTTGGCACATGGCTAAAGGGACATGGATATTTCTTACTTAGgctgctttccttttgttacaACTGGCCTGCCAGACCCAACAGTTTGCAAAgcaaatgcaacaatttgaaggaacacttgcacaaTACTCCCtcacattcttctggaggagtattttatatatatcatCCTTAATTTGTGTTTATTTGAAGGCATTGTAGCTAGTCCTTCTAAATGCCCTGTCTggctggtcagttctgtcaaatgggaAGCGTCCTTAGTCTTCAAAGTCTTGATTCTTGCCTGTCCATGGATAAATGCAAGAGATAATAGACCCATTAAAACAgcaaaactttgcaaaatggccACCACCATAATACTCGTTTGTTTTTACTCAAGTAAGCCCGTGCTGACTCTTCAATGtagaatattcttttgaatttcaagtctaAGAACGAAAGCACACACGCTAATAAAACAGAATGTGTCATTTATGATGTTGGTACAGCCACTTGGACGTAACAGCCCAAATCTCAAGAGTGTGACTTAGgtttaagtaattttttttcactgagCACCACAGGTTGGTTGGTGCTCATCTTAGCAGCAAGagatttttctttactttttacaGTGTTTTCTCCCCCAAAGGTGTGCCAACTGCCTGTAAATTCTAACACATGTATTTCCTAATTAAAGAGAATTCTCCTCTGTTGACATGGAATTCAGACACTTCTGATCTTTAGCTCATATGAGGTCCTTGGTGTCACACATTCCTTctattaaagtgcctataaatAACCCATGGAATCCTGAAATACCcgccattgacaagtaaaatcgtctgaaaCCTTAGacctcccaggagtcaatgggttaacaacatcaaTGTCCTCTCAAAAACCTTAACTGTCCCctttaaagaaataatttcaaTCCTTATAGTTGAAAAATACCAGCCTATTTTTTTAATGCCTGCAGTGTCTCCTCCAAGCATTTGTGGATCTTTGGTCAGTGCTGGTAGCAGTTCTGACGTGTTGGAGGGATCAAGTGGTGAAGATGATGGACTAGTGATCGGGGCGCAGACAAACTTGGAAGACTTATAACATAGGCTTTGGTCACACACCTTTAATGCATTGTGTGACATCTTTAATTTAAGCCTATTAGTGTGACTGCTCAAACCAAGGTCATTTCCCATAAATAACAAAGTGAAAACTTTGAttaaccttttttaaaaaaggtggaAGCATCGCAACCTTAAGATGGGAAAGTTGTGGATAGTTTGTTTTCCAAGACATGTTTGCCCAGTGAGCTAAAAAAATTTTAGATATCCATGGTCTAACTTGTCacacctgttttgtttttttttttaaagttgaatgAAGATGTTTTTATAGCTTTCTTTCAAGTTGAAGGAGCAGTTCATTTTTTTAACACTCCtgtgagaaaataaaatgaatgaatcagTGAAACACACTGTCTGTACTACTTCAATTTTGGGAAGTGGGTTAAAAATTTGCCATTATTGTCTGGTTTTATTTTAGCCATCTACATATCCAAATATACCTAATCTTcttttttattgaatttcaTCATGAAAGTGTTATAATATGGACAAGCAACTAATACTGGTAATAAACAGAAATATGGTTTTTGAACTTCTTTTGAAAAAATCTCATCTTTCATCATATTACAAAAGAGTTgtcattaaaggggctatgtcatgcaaaatggtgtaatttcatgacacccaaaatgcccaaaaagtagaatgaaacattgcaataaccacttaaaaccgtTGAATcacattaaaaaagaaatacaacaaaaggaaagagaagcatggatggatgCAAATGGACAAAATTGAAACATTTGGGTAATCGTGAAAAAGTTGGCCCTAACGTTTTTTAAGTTCATGGCAAATCGCTTGgataaatgagattttactgccccatcagtaaaatacggttGATGGAACGTGACCATACTAAAAAGGGCCATTCATGTTGCGTTAGTTATCTTCGTGTTATTTGTAGTCggtcgttcaaggtcataaaatcaatggtctggttgtaaataaaatgaggacattgagactttgttcctagatctcagTTTATAACGTACATCTGTTAAGGCCTCATTCATAACTGTTAAAGAGCATGTGTAATACCTACCTGCTCATAGTAGAAGCtgtacaactggctactttaatcagttagccgtccaaggttcacttggcagtttgtcttctatagcaaaccaactagctgttggcatttgttaaagttttttcccctccctccctccctccctttggagatgggttgggtTTATCGCCTTGCCTTCATTAAAAATTGGGTCACTCCTGCGAGGTgtggttaagtctgcgcagcgacttcccccaagcttgttggctcatTTGCCTTTGTAGATtgctcgctaaccaatactcttgtccgatccagcacgtgctgtttaccaatcagctcgtagtgctggggagataagtgaggttgttctatatcacgcaatctggaagtcgcataggctaaccagtcgCAAGGCAgcgttcccctcaaaaaacgccgatacgtctgttgtctcgttctattgcgccttaCGTTATGCGTTAAAAGCAAactatgttgataccaaggaacagtgacatcaAAGGcagtttttgctcagaatcatctcaATAATTGTGATACGACGAAAACTTTATCAGTGCGGTAATTCCACAttgccattttcaagttttaattaaacttgtaataaaGTAAAGATTTctccctaaacaccctaaaataatgtgacatGGCCACTTAATTTAAAGTTGAGTTTAGCTGCTGTTTCAGCTATTCACAGTTAAGTCTGGTTTTCACCAACAACACAAGTGTAAGCACAAGCAGCATAAGTATACAAATTAGCAGTGTTTTGATCAATAGTACTTTTGGTGATAACAGTAGAAACTACCGGTAATGAACAAGCTAATTCATAGTGTATGTTGCTTGTGCGTGCGTCACTGATGAAAACCAGGCTTCAGCATCAAGTTGTGGTGGTGAGGTGGTCAGTgtgtcagcttttctttttgaAGGTAGTTGCTGCAAGCGAATACCTCTGCTATTCTTTGGTTACCACAGTTGAGAGACCACTTCCTGATATCTCTTATCCAGAACTGTTGATGTTGCATCAAACCCCTACTTCCTCAAATCCCATAAATTtgtgcataatcattgttttcaatttctcttgagacatgaagatgtcccaagattaatttaaaacaatgcctatgcataTTTTTGAAGGGCTAAACTGGGTGTATCATGGAaatatttgagaaagtagagaatatGTTAATTTGCAAAACTGAGCAATTGCAGCAAATACATATCACAGTCACTTacaaaatcacaaaaaactATCTTTAATGAACGATCAAGACCATTAACATGGCAGCAACCAAATAGAAGGAAAGTATTTACAGAGTTTTAACTAAGATGTATGCATTTTGTATGTTACTCAGAATGTACACATAATCCCATATTTTCCTAGCTTGTAGGAAAttgaaattaattattattgttaagaacaaaattaatagcTAATTCTATACTTCTTGCTAGACTCACTTCATTCAATACTACTACTCAAATGACCAAGACGATGAGATGAgtataattattttggttttctaACTTCTGAAATGTAAGCCCTTTCTTGCAAAATATTCATGCAGGCTTGGTGAACAAAATACACTTTATACTGTTCAAAATTAATAATGGTCTCAGCAAAGTATACAGTCAGGAACACCTAAAATATATTCAGGAATgattacaacattttgaccagtAAAATTCAGAAAACTCAATCCTCAAATATAAGCTTAACACTGTTGGCATTTGCTGTTGTTTAGCTTTCTCATACCAAAGAAGCTCTTTCCTTGCAACACATTAtcacagtgtacatgtacattgaggCCCATAAGCAATGATTGGAAGGATATATAGCTGCCATGTGTTCCCATCCAAAACTCTCCAACAACACCATTTATAATGTGCACAAATTTATGTGAAAGAACATCTCATGATGAAATGTGCACCATGATTCAAGTTGTGAGATATGAAATTATCGACTGAAAATCATGTCAATACAAAATAATATAGAAGACTGAAGAGTCTAGTCTCGCGGCCACTTCAAAAAATGGTTGGGAAGAAAACAGTTAGCAACATCTGCATGATATTAACAGAAAACTAAAATTGATAATGCAGGCATAAAGCCTTCACAGAGGGGGTGTACCATGATATGCACATGTCTTACAATAATTAAAGCAGCAGGCCAAAACGTAGTCCTTAAATATATGAACCTGTTCTTGTGCATGAAAAGGTTGAATCGTGTAATACTGAAATTTACTACCATGTTTCCCAATATCTAGGAAGTTTGCTTGAAGActaaactgtaaaatggtcttcTCTCACAAGCATTTTATCCAGTTACATGTATAAGCTACACTTCAGCAATGACCTCTCAGTTTTTACATCTTAAACAAAAGTGCTTTTGTCTGGCAATTTTTACACTTACTACCAAAATCACTAAACTGTTTTCACCCCGAAAAAATGATCGATCggatttaaaatttaaaatcgcTCACATGATTATTAATTTTGGAGCGCCCCAATTTGTGACGCGTCATTCTTGATGTGAGCGAGACCAtgggaaaataaagaaacagaATGCGGTATGAGAATGTGTACAAAGAACTTTCGGTTTGGAAATGATATGTGGACACTGATGGTTGAGTGGAGGGGGAGATGTTTCAACAGAGTTCTACCTGGGACATTTCAGAGATATAGGATTATAGTAAAAAATGAGTGGTCTTACAGTTTCACATATATGGAAGACGTTTCGTCCCGCCTTCGATGTTCCACAATGACCGATAAGAAAACCGATACTTCGGTATCGATTCCAGTGAACAATCTGTCGATACTATACTGGTATTTATAAACCATACAATTTTGCCTTAGAAATGCTAATCTTacgctaattaggcctaaaacaatatttaggcttaactgttagcatttctaatagGTTTGGGCTTTTTTAACAGTTAAACTATAACCTCAGgctgcattttacccccagtctgca from Montipora capricornis isolate CH-2021 chromosome 12, ASM3666992v2, whole genome shotgun sequence encodes the following:
- the LOC138026284 gene encoding uncharacterized protein gives rise to the protein MASIAGRSLRSVSRTILQITNPQCGRIASHAVKSSRLRTCQALHQMPGVSLAKQAERNFVTSVSRTVSSSFLITSVSPPSICGSLVSAGSSSDVLEGSSGEDDGLVIGAQTNLEDL